In one window of Rhodopseudomonas palustris HaA2 DNA:
- a CDS encoding aspartate aminotransferase family protein, translating into MNETILSKELRELDIQHLFHPYTNPRQHEQVGPVVIERGEGVFVYDTNGQRYLEALAGLWSVAVGFGEPRLVEAAAKQMSMLPFYHLFAHKSHSPGIRLADKLCAMAPGQLSHVLFSNSGSEANDSVVKLVWFYNNSLGRPEKKKFIARKNGYHGITVASGSLTGLPANHNAFDLPKIPVIHLECPHYYRFGLEGESEQQFTDRLIKQLEDTIVAEGPDTIAAFIGEPVMGAGGVIVPPVGYWPRVQEVCRKYDVLLVVDEVITGFGRLGTMFASEHYGVEPDILVVSKQITSSYQPLGAVIFSEKLYQGIADKAGALGTFAHGLTAGGHPVATAVALENLAIIEERGLVANAKEVGAYMREGLGAFASHPMVGEVRGDGMIAAVELVADKASKRKFDPVGKVGAYLSGRSHEHGLIARNLGDTFAFCPPMIITKSEIDLMLSMFSKALDDTYTWAKSQGLAT; encoded by the coding sequence ATGAACGAGACCATCCTCAGCAAAGAACTTCGCGAACTCGATATCCAGCATTTGTTCCACCCCTACACCAACCCTCGCCAGCACGAGCAGGTCGGGCCGGTCGTGATCGAGCGCGGCGAAGGCGTGTTCGTCTACGACACCAACGGACAACGCTATCTCGAAGCGCTGGCCGGCCTCTGGAGCGTGGCGGTTGGATTCGGCGAGCCGCGCCTGGTCGAAGCCGCGGCGAAGCAGATGTCGATGCTGCCGTTCTATCATCTGTTCGCGCACAAATCGCACTCGCCGGGGATCAGGCTCGCGGACAAGCTCTGCGCGATGGCGCCGGGCCAATTGAGCCACGTGCTGTTTTCGAATTCCGGCTCGGAAGCCAACGACTCCGTCGTGAAGCTGGTCTGGTTCTACAACAACAGCCTCGGACGCCCCGAGAAGAAGAAGTTCATCGCCCGCAAGAACGGATATCACGGCATCACCGTGGCGTCCGGAAGCCTGACCGGCCTGCCGGCGAACCACAACGCGTTCGACCTGCCGAAAATCCCGGTGATCCATCTCGAATGCCCGCATTATTATCGCTTCGGCCTTGAAGGCGAATCCGAGCAGCAGTTCACCGATCGGCTGATCAAGCAGCTCGAAGACACCATCGTCGCCGAAGGCCCCGACACGATCGCGGCGTTCATCGGCGAACCGGTGATGGGCGCCGGCGGCGTCATCGTTCCACCGGTCGGTTACTGGCCCCGGGTGCAGGAAGTCTGCCGCAAATACGACGTGTTGCTGGTCGTCGACGAGGTCATCACCGGCTTCGGCCGCCTGGGCACGATGTTCGCCTCCGAGCATTACGGGGTCGAGCCCGACATTTTGGTCGTGTCCAAGCAGATCACCTCGTCCTATCAGCCGCTCGGCGCGGTGATTTTTTCCGAGAAGCTGTATCAGGGCATCGCCGACAAGGCCGGCGCGTTGGGCACCTTCGCGCACGGCCTGACGGCCGGCGGCCATCCGGTCGCGACCGCGGTGGCGCTGGAGAACCTCGCCATCATCGAGGAGCGAGGCCTGGTGGCGAATGCCAAGGAGGTCGGCGCCTATATGCGTGAAGGCCTCGGCGCCTTCGCGTCCCATCCGATGGTCGGCGAGGTTCGCGGCGACGGAATGATCGCCGCCGTCGAACTGGTCGCCGACAAGGCTTCGAAGCGCAAATTCGATCCCGTCGGCAAGGTCGGCGCCTATCTGTCCGGGCGCAGCCACGAACACGGGCTGATCGCGCGCAATCTCGGCGACACCTTCGCGTTCTGTCCGCCGATGATCATCACCAAGAGCGAGATCGACCTGATGCTCTCGATGTTCTCGAAGGCGCTGGACGACACTTACACATGGGCGAAGAGCCAAGGTCTCGCAACGTGA
- a CDS encoding molybdopterin-dependent oxidoreductase: protein MALRPSSSFHISRSSSDCIGFPAGLTERRCWLYETATSVRMIGPRRYLRRILMNHPKTLTAAHWGLYEIRDAMTAEVSIHPFATDPSPSPIGLQMLETARSDSRVRRPAVRKGWLENGPASRGQRGLEPFVEVDWSVALDLVARELGRVKQQHGNQAIFGGSYGWSSAGRFHHAQSQVHRFLNCIGGYVRHLNSYSLGVAHPLLPYLVAPIGELMMTHNDWDSLIEHCELFVTFGGVPAKNAQISQGGTAEHRIPGALARMQRAGIKFVNISPTRKDLETGADFEWWPIRPNTDTALMLALAYVLVEEGLHDTTFLATYCVGFEVFRNYLLGQKDGVRKTPDWAGGITGIDPERIRSLAREMGAKRCMINAAWSLQRAHHGEQPYWALISLAALVGQIGTPGGGFGVGYGAENLLGSPHARISGPTLPQGSNAVDSFIPVARIVDMLESPGQPFTYSGKIHHYPDVKLVYWAGGNPFHHHQDLTRLVNAWRLPDSVFVNEQFWTPLAKMADVVFPATTALEREDIFFSPKEHLIAPMKQAIPRVGEARDDYDIFRGLSDRLGVDAAFSEHRDARQWIEHLYIDWRERIAGDGVALPDFESFWHGETVALPKPSRPTVMLEAFRDDPLAHPLGTPSGKIEIYSATVDGFGYADCPGGHATWLEPAEWLGSPLATTYPLHLISDQPSTRLHSQLDHGPLSRSQKIQGREPVDIHPDDADRRGIRTGDIVRLFNARGSCLSGANVTANVVSGVVRLSTGAWFDPQDWSGNQVLEKHGNPNALTADLAASSFSQGCAAQTCLVDIEKYLDAAPPVSAFDTPDGVASLAT from the coding sequence TTGGCACTGCGGCCGAGCAGTTCCTTCCACATCAGCCGGTCTTCGTCTGATTGCATCGGGTTTCCTGCTGGCCTTACCGAAAGGAGGTGCTGGCTTTATGAAACAGCAACATCCGTCCGCATGATAGGGCCACGTAGGTATCTCAGACGGATCCTGATGAATCACCCGAAGACGCTGACGGCGGCCCATTGGGGCCTTTATGAGATCCGCGACGCGATGACGGCCGAGGTTTCGATCCATCCTTTCGCGACGGATCCGAGCCCGTCGCCGATCGGCTTGCAGATGCTGGAGACGGCGCGGTCCGATTCGCGGGTTCGGCGCCCTGCCGTGCGCAAGGGCTGGCTGGAGAACGGCCCGGCATCCCGCGGCCAACGCGGCCTCGAGCCGTTCGTCGAAGTCGACTGGAGCGTCGCGCTCGACCTCGTGGCCCGCGAACTCGGCCGCGTGAAGCAGCAGCACGGCAATCAAGCGATCTTCGGCGGCTCCTACGGCTGGTCCAGCGCCGGCCGCTTTCATCATGCCCAGAGCCAGGTCCACCGCTTCCTCAACTGCATCGGCGGCTACGTCCGCCACCTCAATTCGTACAGCCTCGGCGTCGCTCACCCATTGCTGCCCTATCTGGTCGCGCCGATCGGCGAGCTGATGATGACGCACAACGACTGGGACTCGCTGATCGAGCACTGCGAATTGTTCGTGACGTTCGGTGGCGTGCCGGCCAAGAACGCCCAGATTTCGCAGGGCGGCACTGCCGAGCATCGTATTCCCGGAGCCCTCGCCCGGATGCAGCGCGCCGGCATCAAATTCGTGAACATCAGCCCGACCCGGAAAGATCTGGAGACCGGCGCCGACTTCGAATGGTGGCCGATCCGCCCGAACACCGACACGGCGCTGATGCTGGCGCTGGCCTACGTGCTGGTCGAGGAGGGTTTGCACGACACCACGTTCCTCGCGACATACTGCGTCGGCTTCGAGGTTTTCCGGAACTATCTGCTCGGCCAGAAGGACGGCGTGCGCAAGACACCGGACTGGGCCGGAGGCATCACCGGCATCGACCCGGAGCGGATTCGATCGCTGGCCCGGGAGATGGGCGCCAAGCGTTGCATGATCAACGCCGCGTGGTCGTTGCAGCGCGCCCATCACGGCGAGCAGCCGTATTGGGCGCTGATCTCGCTCGCCGCGCTGGTCGGTCAGATCGGCACGCCCGGCGGCGGCTTCGGTGTCGGCTATGGCGCCGAGAATCTATTGGGAAGTCCGCATGCGCGGATCAGCGGGCCCACCCTGCCCCAGGGCAGCAATGCGGTCGACAGTTTCATTCCGGTCGCGCGCATCGTCGACATGCTCGAGAGCCCGGGGCAGCCTTTCACCTATTCGGGCAAGATCCATCACTATCCCGACGTCAAGCTGGTCTACTGGGCCGGCGGCAATCCGTTTCATCACCATCAGGACCTGACCCGACTCGTCAACGCCTGGCGGCTGCCCGACTCGGTGTTCGTGAACGAGCAGTTCTGGACTCCGCTGGCGAAGATGGCCGACGTCGTCTTTCCCGCCACCACCGCGCTGGAGCGGGAGGACATCTTCTTCTCGCCCAAGGAGCACCTGATCGCCCCGATGAAGCAGGCGATTCCCCGCGTCGGAGAAGCCCGCGACGACTACGACATCTTCCGTGGCTTGTCCGACCGCCTCGGCGTCGACGCGGCGTTTTCCGAACACCGCGATGCGCGGCAATGGATCGAACATCTCTACATCGACTGGCGCGAGCGGATCGCGGGCGACGGCGTGGCACTGCCGGACTTCGAATCCTTCTGGCACGGCGAGACCGTCGCGCTGCCTAAGCCCTCGCGGCCGACCGTGATGCTGGAGGCCTTCCGCGACGATCCGCTGGCCCATCCGCTGGGAACGCCGTCCGGCAAGATCGAGATCTATTCGGCGACGGTCGACGGGTTCGGTTACGCGGATTGCCCGGGCGGACACGCGACGTGGCTCGAACCGGCCGAATGGCTCGGAAGTCCGCTGGCGACCACCTATCCGCTGCACCTGATATCGGATCAGCCCTCGACGCGGCTTCACAGCCAGCTCGATCATGGCCCGTTGAGCCGATCTCAGAAGATCCAGGGCCGCGAACCGGTCGACATCCATCCCGACGACGCCGACCGGCGGGGCATCCGGACCGGCGACATCGTGCGGCTGTTCAACGCCCGCGGCTCGTGCCTGAGCGGTGCGAACGTGACTGCCAATGTCGTAAGCGGGGTGGTACGCTTGTCGACGGGCGCATGGTTCGACCCACAGGATTGGAGCGGAAACCAGGTGCTGGAGAAGCACGGCAACCCCAACGCGCTCACGGCCGATCTCGCCGCATCATCGTTTTCGCAAGGCTGTGCGGCGCAGACCTGCCTCGTCGACATCGAGAAGTATCTCGACGCGGCACCGCCGGTCTCGGCCTTCGACACGCCGGACGGCGTGGCGAGCCTGGCGACATGA
- a CDS encoding PLP-dependent aminotransferase family protein, with product MQSDEDRLMWKELLGRSAKEGVQLQAQLRNAFVDAIVDGNLPAGRRVPSSRELAALAGVSRTTASLVLEKLAADSFLEARPRDGFYVSSALKRRQVTFGRAVGNADQPDWAARLVHAEVGYPWQERPRGWESCKYRFVYGEVNAQTFPFTDWRDASRSALTSPAIQHWGQDSGGEDSRPLIEQIINKILPRRGIAAAADQVMLTLGTQHGLYLIAQTLLGPGLKVGVEEPGYMDARFIFLRSGADLLSIPIDAFGMTIDKRSLDCNYLYCTPSHQAPTGVTMSTERRLSLLNQAIVQDQIIIEDDYEPELKYDGAAAAALKAMDRSGRVIYLSSLSKLVCPGLRIGYLVGPETLIAELKSLRRLMLRQLPGNNLASAAQFIRQGHYDRLMTEMRRSLETKAKLIVDTLRRELPIAEYEAPTGGSAIWMRIPGCRSPSKLRAACFDAGVLIDPVEPYFALAPKETWVRLNFASMPRQLVEAGTVAFARTVSKLIRSGG from the coding sequence ATGCAATCAGACGAAGACCGGCTGATGTGGAAGGAACTGCTCGGCCGCAGTGCCAAAGAGGGCGTCCAGTTGCAGGCGCAATTGCGCAACGCCTTCGTCGACGCCATCGTCGATGGAAATCTGCCTGCGGGGCGCAGGGTGCCGTCGAGCCGCGAACTGGCGGCGCTCGCAGGCGTGTCGCGGACGACAGCTTCGCTGGTGCTGGAGAAACTGGCCGCGGACAGCTTCCTGGAGGCGCGCCCGCGAGACGGCTTCTATGTGTCGTCGGCGCTGAAGCGGCGTCAGGTCACCTTCGGACGCGCGGTCGGCAACGCCGACCAGCCCGACTGGGCCGCGCGGCTGGTCCACGCCGAGGTCGGATATCCCTGGCAGGAGCGGCCGCGAGGCTGGGAAAGCTGCAAATATCGGTTCGTTTACGGCGAGGTGAACGCCCAGACGTTTCCGTTCACGGACTGGCGGGACGCCAGCCGGTCGGCGCTGACCAGTCCGGCCATCCAGCATTGGGGCCAGGACAGCGGCGGCGAAGACAGCCGGCCGCTGATCGAGCAGATCATCAACAAGATCCTGCCGCGACGAGGCATCGCCGCCGCGGCGGACCAGGTGATGCTCACACTCGGAACGCAACACGGGCTGTATCTGATCGCCCAGACCCTGCTGGGCCCCGGTCTCAAGGTCGGGGTCGAGGAGCCCGGCTACATGGACGCGCGCTTCATCTTTCTCCGCAGCGGGGCGGATCTCCTCTCCATCCCGATCGATGCATTCGGCATGACGATCGACAAGCGATCGCTCGACTGCAACTACCTGTATTGCACGCCGAGCCATCAGGCGCCGACCGGCGTGACGATGAGCACGGAGCGGCGTCTGTCGCTGCTCAATCAGGCGATCGTGCAAGATCAGATCATCATTGAGGACGATTACGAGCCCGAACTGAAATATGACGGCGCCGCCGCGGCGGCGCTGAAGGCGATGGATCGGTCGGGGCGCGTGATCTATCTCAGCAGCCTGTCGAAGCTGGTCTGCCCCGGCTTGCGGATCGGCTATCTGGTCGGCCCAGAAACGCTGATCGCCGAACTCAAATCGCTGCGACGCTTGATGCTGCGGCAGTTGCCGGGCAACAATCTGGCCAGCGCCGCGCAGTTCATTCGGCAGGGGCACTACGACCGCTTGATGACCGAGATGCGGCGCTCACTCGAGACGAAGGCCAAGCTGATCGTCGATACGCTGCGCAGGGAACTGCCGATCGCTGAGTACGAGGCGCCGACCGGCGGCTCCGCGATCTGGATGCGGATCCCGGGATGCCGCAGCCCGTCGAAGCTGCGCGCCGCCTGCTTCGATGCCGGAGTTCTGATCGATCCGGTCGAGCCCTACTTTGCCCTGGCGCCGAAGGAGACCTGGGTGCGCCTCAACTTCGCGTCGATGCCGAGACAACTGGTGGAAGCCGGCACGGTGGCGTTCGCCCGGACTGTGAGCAAGCTGATCCGGAGCGGCGGGTAG
- a CDS encoding serine hydrolase domain-containing protein translates to MKLRELAHSRTGDKGNRSNISLIPYDASHYQHLRDIVTAERVKEHLRHIVYGAVERYDLPNVGAFNFVLDDALGGGVARSLSLDSHGKSLSSALLEMDVPAPPGYAATARNGSGTPATPTAHLPRAEDFLLWPPNVQAYGYRIVDKLFNSRVIRKGPSPRPLRYGQHVQIEYRSDGATLSLDDFIDRNSLSGLIVLKNGKVVIEQYGLGLLPSDRWSTMSTVKSITATLVGVALQDGAIHSLDDAVTNYVPSLAGSAYEDVAVKHLLTMSSGIRWNEDYTDKQSDVNRYSKSLADGVPGGVFALLKALPREHAAGAHWHYNTGDTFLLGAVLRSAVGMPLADYMSRKIWQPCGMEFDAFYTLESPDGLEIGGSRAGIALRDFGRFAQFVLDDGVVDGARLLPAGWNDDANRRAYKFSDADRALMPQISSGALDGYGYSWWIAEDDAMTAVGFAGQRIYINRAEQLAIVTLGAFPQPRYRGPGEHDRVAEVVAFTQAVKSALQDDD, encoded by the coding sequence ATGAAGCTTCGGGAACTCGCGCATTCGCGCACCGGCGACAAAGGCAACAGGTCGAACATCTCCCTGATTCCCTACGATGCGTCGCACTATCAGCACCTGCGCGACATCGTCACCGCCGAACGCGTGAAGGAACATCTGCGCCACATCGTGTACGGCGCCGTCGAACGCTACGACTTGCCGAATGTCGGTGCCTTCAACTTCGTGCTCGACGACGCGCTGGGCGGCGGCGTCGCCAGATCGCTGTCGCTGGACAGCCACGGCAAGTCGCTGAGTTCGGCGCTGCTGGAGATGGACGTGCCCGCGCCGCCCGGCTACGCGGCGACGGCGCGGAACGGGTCGGGCACTCCGGCGACGCCGACCGCGCATCTGCCCAGGGCCGAGGATTTTCTGCTGTGGCCGCCGAACGTCCAGGCCTACGGCTATCGGATCGTCGACAAGCTGTTCAACTCCCGCGTCATCCGCAAGGGCCCCTCGCCGCGCCCACTCCGCTATGGGCAGCACGTCCAGATCGAGTACCGAAGCGACGGAGCGACGTTGTCGCTCGACGATTTCATCGATCGGAATTCGCTGAGCGGCCTCATCGTCCTGAAGAACGGAAAGGTCGTGATCGAGCAGTACGGGCTGGGGCTGTTGCCATCCGACCGCTGGAGCACGATGTCGACCGTCAAATCGATCACCGCGACCCTGGTGGGCGTCGCGCTGCAGGACGGCGCGATCCATTCGCTCGACGACGCGGTGACGAATTACGTGCCGTCGCTCGCAGGCTCCGCCTACGAAGACGTCGCCGTCAAGCACCTGCTGACGATGTCGTCCGGCATCCGATGGAACGAAGACTATACCGACAAGCAATCGGACGTGAACCGCTACAGCAAATCTCTCGCCGACGGCGTGCCCGGTGGCGTCTTTGCTCTGCTGAAGGCGCTGCCGCGTGAGCACGCAGCCGGCGCGCACTGGCACTACAACACGGGCGACACCTTCCTGCTCGGCGCGGTGTTGCGCAGCGCCGTCGGCATGCCGCTCGCCGACTACATGTCGCGCAAGATCTGGCAGCCCTGCGGCATGGAATTCGACGCGTTCTATACGCTGGAGTCGCCGGACGGACTGGAGATCGGCGGCAGCCGCGCAGGCATCGCGCTGCGCGATTTCGGCCGGTTCGCGCAATTCGTGCTCGACGACGGCGTCGTGGACGGCGCGCGCCTGCTGCCGGCGGGATGGAACGACGACGCCAACCGCCGGGCCTATAAGTTCTCCGATGCCGACCGGGCCCTGATGCCCCAGATCAGTTCGGGGGCGCTGGACGGCTACGGTTACAGTTGGTGGATCGCCGAGGACGACGCGATGACGGCGGTGGGCTTCGCCGGGCAGCGGATCTACATCAACCGCGCCGAGCAGCTCGCCATCGTCACGCTCGGCGCATTTCCGCAGCCGAGATACCGCGGCCCCGGCGAGCACGACAGGGTGGCGGAGGTCGTCGCCTTCACCCAAGCGGTGAAATCGGCGCTGCAGGACGACGACTAG
- a CDS encoding acyclic terpene utilization AtuA family protein, with protein MNTRETVERRVVRLGAGAGFARDHIEPALDLARDGKLDYLIFECLAERTIALAQQQKQTSPELGYDPMFEARMRAVLPIQREKGFRIVTNMGAVNPAAAGRLAQAIAGELNIAGLKIAVLEGDDVLAQVKGSSARFLESGEALDARSHEIIAANAYLGASGICAALDAGADIVICGRVSDPALFLGPLVHEFGWSMTDWNLMGRGTLIGHMLECAGQVSGGYFADPGYKDVENLGNLGFPIGEVDETGDLVISKLPGTGGCVTAATCKEQLLYEIHDPRAYYQPDVIADFSDVRIEVLGQDRVRLTGAKGSPRPATLKVSVAYRDGYIGEGQISYGGSGAVTRARLAGDIVRQRLARAGVAVDELKVDLIGIDSLHGQRLAGGIGDPYEVRLRVAARVATRTLAEAVAREVESLYTNGPAGGGGVVQLVREVIAVQSVLIPRDQTSPVVTMLEA; from the coding sequence ATGAACACCAGGGAAACCGTGGAGCGCCGGGTCGTCAGACTCGGAGCGGGCGCAGGCTTTGCGCGCGACCACATCGAACCCGCACTCGATCTGGCGCGGGACGGCAAGCTCGACTACCTGATCTTCGAATGTCTCGCGGAGCGAACCATCGCGCTTGCCCAACAGCAGAAGCAGACCTCGCCCGAGCTCGGCTACGATCCGATGTTCGAGGCGCGAATGCGCGCGGTGCTGCCGATCCAGCGCGAGAAAGGTTTCCGCATCGTCACCAATATGGGCGCCGTCAACCCCGCGGCGGCCGGGCGCTTGGCGCAGGCGATCGCCGGAGAGTTGAACATCGCGGGCCTGAAGATCGCCGTGCTCGAAGGCGACGACGTGCTCGCGCAGGTGAAGGGCTCGTCCGCGCGCTTCCTGGAATCGGGCGAAGCGCTCGACGCCCGATCGCACGAGATCATCGCGGCGAACGCCTATCTCGGCGCATCCGGCATCTGCGCGGCGCTCGATGCGGGGGCGGATATCGTGATCTGCGGGCGCGTCTCGGATCCGGCGCTGTTTCTCGGCCCCCTCGTGCATGAATTCGGCTGGTCGATGACGGACTGGAACCTGATGGGGCGGGGAACGCTGATCGGCCACATGCTGGAATGCGCTGGTCAGGTCTCCGGCGGCTATTTCGCCGACCCGGGCTACAAGGACGTGGAGAATCTCGGCAATCTCGGCTTCCCGATCGGCGAGGTCGACGAGACCGGCGACCTGGTGATCTCCAAGCTTCCCGGCACCGGCGGATGCGTCACGGCGGCGACCTGCAAGGAGCAGTTGCTCTACGAAATCCACGATCCGCGTGCGTACTACCAGCCCGACGTCATCGCCGATTTCTCCGACGTTCGCATCGAAGTCCTCGGGCAAGACCGCGTTCGTCTGACCGGCGCCAAGGGATCGCCCCGGCCCGCGACCCTGAAAGTCTCGGTCGCCTACCGGGACGGCTATATCGGAGAGGGGCAGATCTCGTATGGCGGCAGTGGCGCGGTCACCAGGGCCCGGCTGGCCGGCGACATCGTGCGCCAGCGGCTGGCGCGCGCCGGCGTCGCCGTCGATGAACTGAAGGTCGATCTGATCGGCATCGACTCGCTGCACGGGCAACGCCTCGCTGGCGGCATAGGCGATCCCTACGAAGTACGGCTGCGGGTCGCCGCCAGGGTCGCGACCCGGACGCTGGCCGAGGCCGTCGCCCGTGAGGTCGAGTCGCTCTACACCAATGGTCCGGCCGGCGGCGGCGGCGTGGTTCAACTGGTCCGCGAGGTAATCGCGGTGCAATCGGTGCTGATCCCGCGCGACCAGACGAGTCCGGTCGTCACCATGTTGGAGGCGTAG
- a CDS encoding dipeptide ABC transporter ATP-binding protein codes for MKSPVLEIDNLVVDLPASGDRSHAVKGMNLSIAAGEIVCLLGESGSGKSVIAHAIMGLLPKALTISSGRICVLGDDVASMASDKLMELRGKRMSMIFQEPMTALNPVARCGAQIEELLLIHGVAPASERRARVLDMLRQVHFAEPERVYRSFPHQLSGGQRQRVMIALALCMKPALLICDEPTTALDVTTQAEILKLIVELKNQTGTAILFITHDIGVAEQIADRVVVMRLGDIVESGSCEETLQTPKTDYTRMLIAAVPSIEPMRTEPSASRKVALEVIKLNNAYRQGGWFGKRRETVVADNISLLVRPGETVGVVGESGSGKSSLARCIARLNDFDSGEIFIDGLPLVATRSRKEELEVRRQVQMVFQDPYRSLNPRLSVLESLIEGPMNFGVPRAAAVDRARDLMHRVRLPEAGLKRYPHEFSGGQRQRICIARALACEPKLLIADEAVSALDVSVQKQILDLLEEIQAQFGLAMLFITHDLRVAARLCDRILVMQSGRVVEQGTAQDVLGAPTQAYTRQLIAAVPKRN; via the coding sequence ATGAAGAGCCCCGTCCTCGAGATCGACAATCTGGTCGTCGACCTGCCCGCCAGCGGCGACCGGTCTCACGCCGTCAAGGGCATGAACCTGTCGATCGCCGCCGGCGAGATCGTCTGTCTGCTCGGCGAATCCGGCTCCGGAAAATCGGTGATCGCCCACGCCATCATGGGCCTGCTGCCCAAGGCCCTGACGATCTCGTCCGGCCGGATCTGCGTGCTGGGAGACGATGTCGCTTCAATGGCGTCCGACAAGCTCATGGAGCTGCGCGGCAAGCGGATGTCGATGATCTTCCAGGAGCCGATGACCGCGCTCAATCCGGTGGCGCGGTGCGGGGCTCAGATCGAGGAGCTGCTGCTGATTCACGGCGTGGCGCCTGCATCCGAAAGGCGCGCGCGCGTGCTCGACATGCTGAGGCAGGTCCACTTCGCCGAGCCCGAACGGGTCTATCGGTCGTTTCCCCATCAGCTCTCCGGCGGCCAGCGACAACGGGTGATGATCGCGCTGGCGCTCTGCATGAAGCCGGCATTGCTGATCTGCGACGAGCCGACGACCGCCCTCGACGTCACCACCCAGGCCGAAATCCTCAAGCTCATCGTGGAGCTCAAGAACCAGACCGGCACTGCGATCCTGTTCATCACGCACGACATCGGCGTCGCCGAGCAGATCGCCGACCGGGTGGTGGTGATGCGCCTTGGCGACATCGTCGAAAGCGGCAGCTGCGAGGAGACTCTGCAGACACCCAAGACGGACTACACGCGGATGCTCATCGCAGCGGTGCCGTCGATCGAACCGATGCGAACCGAGCCGAGCGCGTCCAGGAAGGTCGCACTCGAGGTGATCAAGCTGAACAACGCCTACCGTCAGGGCGGCTGGTTCGGCAAGCGCCGCGAAACGGTGGTGGCGGACAACATCAGCCTGCTCGTCCGCCCAGGCGAAACCGTCGGCGTCGTCGGCGAGTCCGGTTCGGGGAAATCCTCACTGGCACGCTGCATCGCCCGACTGAACGACTTCGACAGCGGCGAGATCTTCATCGACGGTCTGCCGCTCGTCGCCACGCGATCCCGGAAGGAAGAACTGGAGGTTCGCCGCCAGGTCCAGATGGTCTTCCAGGATCCGTACCGCTCCCTGAATCCGAGACTGAGCGTGCTGGAGTCGCTGATCGAAGGACCGATGAATTTCGGCGTGCCGCGCGCTGCGGCGGTCGACCGGGCCCGCGACCTGATGCACCGCGTGCGGCTGCCGGAAGCGGGGCTCAAACGATATCCGCACGAATTCTCGGGCGGTCAGCGCCAACGCATCTGTATCGCGCGCGCATTGGCCTGCGAACCGAAGCTGCTGATCGCCGACGAAGCCGTGTCCGCGCTCGACGTCTCGGTGCAGAAGCAGATTCTCGACCTGCTGGAAGAGATCCAGGCCCAATTTGGGCTGGCGATGTTGTTCATCACCCACGACCTGCGGGTCGCGGCCCGCCTGTGCGACCGCATCCTCGTGATGCAGTCCGGCCGGGTCGTCGAACAGGGAACCGCCCAGGACGTGCTGGGCGCTCCGACCCAGGCCTACACCAGACAATTGATCGCGGCGGTTCCAAAAAGAAACTAG
- a CDS encoding ABC transporter permease translates to MNSIVSPEDGLSPDAAPVSAEAPWRGTLRRLLRHSGVQIGGLLFLLIVLIAVFAPYLYTIDPASMDPMLVSIPIGTSTTFTDLSGDSFAHYFVFGTDSMGRDVYSRVVYGARISLTVGASVAAASIVVGCLIGLFAGYVRRLDGPLMRVMDGLMAVPSILLAIALVSLWNVSLTTLVIAIAIPDLPRVARVVRATVLSVKTIAFVEAARMMCTPWWKIMWRHILPAVMAPLAIQGTFIFGSAILVEAVLSFLGVGFTSDVPTWGNVMADGRVNFNLAPHLVLIPGAFLAVTIVAINMIGDGLRDVLDPKYAPVES, encoded by the coding sequence ATGAATTCGATCGTCTCCCCCGAAGACGGATTGTCGCCCGACGCAGCCCCGGTGTCGGCCGAAGCGCCGTGGCGCGGGACGCTGCGCCGCCTGCTGCGGCACTCCGGAGTCCAGATCGGCGGCCTCCTGTTCCTGCTGATCGTGCTGATCGCCGTCTTCGCCCCCTATCTCTACACGATCGACCCCGCATCGATGGATCCGATGCTGGTCAGCATTCCGATCGGAACGAGTACGACCTTCACCGATCTGTCCGGCGACTCGTTCGCGCACTACTTCGTGTTCGGCACGGACAGTATGGGTCGCGACGTCTACAGCCGTGTCGTTTACGGCGCGCGGATCTCGCTGACCGTGGGGGCCTCTGTGGCCGCGGCGAGCATCGTCGTCGGCTGTTTGATCGGCCTGTTCGCAGGCTATGTCCGACGCCTCGACGGCCCGTTGATGCGCGTCATGGACGGTCTGATGGCGGTTCCTTCGATCCTGCTCGCCATCGCCCTCGTGTCGCTGTGGAACGTGTCGCTGACGACGCTGGTGATCGCCATCGCCATTCCCGACCTTCCCCGGGTGGCGCGCGTGGTGCGTGCGACGGTTTTGTCGGTCAAGACGATCGCCTTCGTGGAGGCCGCCCGGATGATGTGTACGCCGTGGTGGAAGATCATGTGGCGACACATCCTCCCTGCCGTGATGGCGCCGCTCGCGATCCAGGGAACGTTCATTTTCGGCTCGGCGATTCTGGTCGAAGCGGTTCTCTCTTTCCTCGGCGTCGGCTTCACCAGCGACGTGCCGACCTGGGGCAATGTGATGGCCGACGGCCGTGTCAATTTCAACCTGGCGCCGCATCTCGTCCTCATCCCCGGTGCGTTCCTGGCGGTGACCATCGTCGCCATCAACATGATCGGCGACGGCCTGAGAGACGTGCTCGATCCCAAATACGCACCGGTCGAAAGCTGA